The sequence gatagttatcttgggaaagaaactattcataattggatctcctttgaaccttagaagaggaatgaggagatcatgctagaattgctttctcacattggattagattggggtttggatggatatagtgacatgtaatcctaccaatactttgatctataaaTTTGTGTGGTAGAATCAGTGACCGATcttcatctctttccatgagcacttaaatcatggaattgggcaattgttcatgcttagagagattagattgccaaggaattgggatctaatcacctaagattgccaagaagttcaatgaatgcattgattaaggaagagatgaaaatgaacttgatccggagaattatcacatctcctgaccccaatgaaTCCCgtactctgatcttacccattctcattATATTctactctttaatttcatgcttaatccccattcccatttaatttcatgcaatttaagcttctattatttaatttatcgcactttaatttttgtcatttaatttcttgcaatttaagtttcccgccaaatttacattctgcaatctcAACCCAATtttgatttcgctcaactagcacaattctccaattaacattggtCAACCAACCAATTCCTGtggaattcgacctcactctacagtgagtttttacttgactacaatccggtgcacttgccgttAGAAAAtcgttgagagacagttttcgagtgaatcaagtttatggcgccgttgccgaggattggttttgtattgaaaATTACTAAATTGGAAGATAACTATATTGAGCATTtgcttttcttttgttaattgaattccaatttctacTGTTACATTTACTTTTTGCAATTTTAGttgtttctctttaatttttctttacttCTTTACTTTCCAGCAAAACTAATCCACTAACTCAtcaactgtttgattaattgcctcAATTGCTCTAACCACACTTTTTCATTAATTGTAAAATATTCACTTGATGGTTGCTGCTTGTTGTGCTACTTGTATGATAGGTAGAAGAGAGGTTTCAACCTCTTTTGACAGTGAACTGGAGAGAACTTTcctgagattaaggagggaagcaagaagaAAGAAGGCCATTGgtgcagaagaagaagaggaagacttgGATGTaaccatggaggatgatatggaaaaccatcatgaaggacAGGTGAACAATCATGCCAGAGGAGGGCGCAGCCAACcctgctggacaagagaggagagttctagtttactacatcaatccaaacccaggaaactatggTAGCAACATTCAAAAGCCAACTATCCATGCCAATAATTTCGAATTGAAGCCACAGTTCATAACTCTCGTCCAAAACAATTGTTCCttcggaggaagtgcccaagaggaCCCTAATCAGCATCTCACTACATTCCTAAGATCTGTGATAcagttaaatctaatggtgttcatcctgacacctatagattgctactatttccattttctttgagggacaaagcatccaaatggctagaatcatttcccaaggagagcttgacaacctcGGAGGATGTGGTGAATAGATTCTTAGTAAGGTTCTACCCTCCACAAAAAGTAAACAGACTGAGaactgaagtgcaaacattcagacAGCAGGATGATGAGACtatttatgaagcctgggagagatttaaagatttgacaagaaaatgcccccttgatatgtttaatgagtgggtgcaacttcatatcttttatgaagggctaaattgtgaatcaaagaaagctgtagaccactcatctggaggttctcttaacaagaagaagaccattgaagaagccattgatgttatagagacagtggctgacaatgagtatttttatgcctcaAACAGAAGCAACAACATGAGAGTCATGGAATTAAACCATATGGATGCAATCTTGGCCCATAATAAGAAGATTACCAAGCAACTGGCTGAATTGACTaagcaaatggagaagaatcagGCTGCAGCCATCCACACTCAACCATCACCTCAAGGAGAGTTGGACACAGATGAAGGAGTTAACTGGGATGAAGCCAATTACCTTGGAAATTTATCTAGACAAGctcatgatccatattctaaaacTTATAAccctggttggaagaaccacccaaactttgggtgaaaaaaccaacaaaaccaaaaccaaaaccacaGACCTCACAATCCAAACCATTATAACAACTCCACTCACCAACACTCCAACCAAAGACAATATCAGACCACACAAAATACTTATTCATAGCCACCCTATCAAAGCCAAAACAATTAGCATCACACCCCACTTCCAACCCACCATCTGATGACAGATTCTCCAAGATCGAAGCTATGCTTGAAAATCTTTGCAGGGAGACTGAAGATAACAAAATATTCAAGGAGGAAGTGAGGATGAGTGTGAAAAGTCAAGGAGAACTTATTAAGCATCTTGAGTCATAAGTGGGATACCTATCTCAACAAATTCCCAAGTccactgatagcttcccaagtgacactgagaaGAATCTAAGAGGAGGAACACAAAATGTGAGATGGGAAGAATGTAAAGCAATAAACCTCGCAAGTGAGGAGGTTTGGAAGGAAGAAATTAGCAATACTACAGAACACAATAAAAAAGTTTCAgaggagaagaaagaagggaTTGAACAAAGGACTGATCCTACCCAAGGGAGAgaatcaaaagagaaaaaaaccCTGCAGCCATATGCGCCACAAGCACCATTCCCACAAAGACTCAGGGGCAATGAGAAAGGGAGAACATAAACCAAATTCTTGGATGTATTTAAGACTCTTCATGTCAACATTCCCTTCCTCGAAATCCTCAAACAGATGCCTACTTGTATTAAGTGGATGAAGGAGTTACTAGCTAGGAAGAGCAACCTAAAGGGTGGCCAAACAgtggtgatgaacaaggaatgtagtgctctCATTCAGAAGGCATTACCCATAAAGAAAGGGGATCCGAGAAGCTTCCACATCCCCTGTGCTATAGGAGACACCATGATTGATAGAGGATTCTATGATCTGGGAGCcagcataaatgtgatgcctctatcTTTCATGAAGAGATTGAAAATCAATAAGCTTAAgtccacagatgtaatcatccaATTGGCTTACAAGACTCAGAAGCAAGCTGAAGGAGTAGTCGAGAATGTTCTGGTCAAAGTGGAAAATTACTTTCTCCCCAATGACTTTGTCGTTCTTGAAATGGAAGAGGGCCATCCTCACCCGATCATCTTAgggagaccattcttggccactggtAGAGTACTCATtgatgtagaacaaggagagttgatactgagaatacatgatgagaaGCTCACTTTCCATGTCTTCAAACCCATGTATGAGTCTGAACAAGAGAGCAAGGAATTAAAGGAAGAGTACAGTGAGAGCTCTTTGAAGGAGAACAACAATGAACCACCAGCCAAGCCTCTGGAGCTTTCCTTGGTGGATAAACAAGAAGCTCAAGAGATGAAGCAACCAAGGATACTAGAGGTGGAGCTGAAACAACAGGAACCAAGGGAATCAATCAACAAAGATCACTCCAACATAAGAGCTTCTAAAGCACTACTTAAAGAAGAGAGGAAAATGGGGAAGAAAGTACCAAGGAGATAGAGGAATAAGAAAATTCCCACTGAGGATTTCTCACTAGGTGACAAGGTGATATCAGCCCACCATTCACTCATACCCCCTCATCTTCCTGTGATACCATCTCAATTGCCTCAAGTATACACAATCAACAGGATCCTCTCATTGGAACATGTAGAAATTCTTAAAGAATCAAATGGTGACAGATTCACAGTGAGGAAAGAAGATTTGAGGCATTACAATCCGCCCTAACAGTAaaccaaccgtcaagctaatgacactaaagaaGTGCTCCAtggaggcagcccatgatttagtTTCCTTGCTTTTAATGCTTCAGTGTGAATAATAATTGTTGCTCTAACATAAATTCAAGCTCTCATAGACAAGTTTGACAACTATCCATGACATTTTGAAGCATATgatccaattctaagtttggtgtgcctacagGCACACTAAGATGCTTTTCAAAAATGATGATCATATTGCCATTTTAACATATGTCTAAGAGTTTTCTTggagtatatagccaaacattaagtttagtgttgtgattaTATTGTAACAACAAGTCATGAGAGTCAAATTTCTTTTGAGTCTTGAAATTCATGAAAGTGCAACCATGTCTATAATTTTTAGTTTGTgtgtaaaaatagaaaaataaagtgtTTCTCATGATGGTTTAACCAAGAGTGACAATAATGCCGTTGAGATCTCAATGACATTACTTGGAGGAAGTAACCCTTTGAACCATAtagccaaacactaagtttggtgtcctccaagactATATAAGAGCACAAAAGGAGTCACGGTTGGTTGAACAATAATAAGGAATGCTAGTCAAATTTTTAGCTATGAGTATTAATTGCCATGTGCTTGCCACCTCTTATTTGTATTCACTTCCTTTGCTTTGTTAAGATGGATAGGTATGCAGAAGAACAATTTAATGAAAGGGACAAGTCAATGAATGGTAAAGATAGCATGAGGACAAAAAGTAGGTCACATGGCTTGGAAGGATGCTTCTTGGGAATAAAAATCTACACATCTTGGGAAGAGGTACTTAGAAGACCGAAAAACTTGCCCAATAGAGAGGCAATTTTTTGTCTTCATTCAACCTTGCATGCACACCCTTCATTCATAACCTTTTCCAAggaatcctaaccatccattccTCATTAAAGTTTGCTTTAAATGGCTTCATTTGTGCCATGCCTCTGAACTAAAGTTTTCACACTTCTTGTACTCTAAAAATTCAGATCTTGTGTTCTCTAAAGCCAAAGACCCAACAACCTTTTTTCTTTTGTGCAACAAATCACTCTTATTCACTTTCTTCCACAATATTACCTTGCCTCCAAACCACCTTTCCATCGAGAGTGCATCACACTAGTCATCCCTCTTCATAAACCTTCAACCTCTATTTGGGTAACCATCAATGAAAGtatggcatcttcttcaagtttCAAAAGAATGAGAGGAAAGGAACCTATTACTGAGGAAATTGAAAATGACTATGATCAATGGAAGTTCAGATAACGGTTCCACCAAATGCAACTTGAGTGGATGACAGAAAAAGGAATATATCCAAAGATCCCTTTCTAGCTACCTGATGATGGATGCCCGGAAATAAGAGCCAAGATCAGAAAGAGAAAATGGAAAGAGGTTCAATGATGTCGATCCTCATGCATCCTTCAGAATCATCCGGATGTTGCAGAGCTTCTAAAAAATTTAGcacaatctcctcttcattgacCCCTCCGAGTTACTTCACCCTTCTGAACATCTATAAGGGCTCCTgttgtggctaagaagggtcttccaagaataatgGATGCATTCTTATCCTCTTCTATATTCAATATCACAAAGTTAGAAAGGAAGATAAAAGACCCTACTTTCACAAGTAGATTCTCCACCACTCCAAAAGGGTACTTGATAAAGTagtcagcaagttggagacaaaTAGGGGTAGGCTTTACTTCATCAATTTGGAGCTTTCTCATTAATGATAATGGCATAAGGTTGATGCTTGCTACAAGATCACACAAAGCCTCCTGAATAGGGGTGTTTCCAATGGTACAAGGAATCACAAAACTTTTAGGATCCTGCAGTTTCTTAGGGAGATTCTTCTAgatgattgcactgcattcctTAGTAAGTACCATTGTCTCAACTTCTTTCCAATACCTCTTGTTTctcaacaactccttcatgaacttgccataaagaggcatttgctcaagggcCTTTACAAAGGGGATGTTGATCTCAAGCTTCCGAAAGACTTCCAAAAACATGGATAATTGCTTGTCTTTTTCTGCTTTTTGAAGTTTCAATGGGTATGGTAATTTGGCTTTGTACCCCGGGGCCTTGGGTAGTACAAGATTTATGTCAAGAGTCACTGGAAAGGGATTTTCAGGGTGCCTGGAGAGGGTTTTCTTTGAGTATTCATGGGCGTTCAGCCCCCTCCTTGGTACTCTCTGTCTCTGTAATTTCCTGCTCCGGTGTCTCTTTTTCACCGAGTTTCTCACTCTTCATAGATTGAGTGGTTAACGGCTTCTTGCTCCTTAATCGAACTTCCTGAGATTCCTCCCTGCACTCACGGGCCATATTGCTAGGTGGGGTTTGTTCAGGTGTTTGCTGGTCTTTTTTGTTTATTTGCATCTCCAGGTTCTTGAATGAGGCTTTGGCTTCCTGTATAAAACTTTGTTAGctctttggtgcacgaattgtgaatcacacttttcacaatttgtaccactaaccagcaagtgcactgggtcgtcgaagtaataccttacgtgagtaagggtcgaatcccacggagattgttggtttgaagcaatctctggttgtcttgtaaatctcagtcaggaggtcaattataattatcagttgacttgcaaatgaacaagggaacataaaataaatacttggtatgcagtaatggagaatatgctggagttttggagatgctttatcttctgattccctgctttctccctgtcttcttcttcacgcacgcaaggttcctcctatggcaagctgtgtgttggtggatcaccgttgtcaatggttaccatccgtcctctcagtgaaaaaggtccaggtgcgctgtcaccgcacggctaattatctgtcggttctcgatcatgtcagaataggatccattgattcttttgtgtctgtcactacgcccaacactcgcgagtctgaagctcgtcacagtcattcccaggttgtaacctgtttctggcgttgaactccaacttgtaacttgtttctggcgctggacgccagactgcaacatggaactggcgttgaacgccagtttacatcgtctatccttgagaaacgtatggactattatatattgctggaaagccctggatgtctaccttccaacgcaattgagagcgcgccattcgtagttctgtagctccagaaaatccactttgagtgcaggaaggtcagaatccaacaacatcagcagtcctttttcagcctgaatcagatttttgctcagctccctcaatttcagccagaaaatacccgaaatcacagaaaaacacacaaactcatagtaaagtccagaaatgtgatttttaataaaaaaactaataaaaatatacaaaaaaccaactaaatcatactaaaatctaagtaaaaacaatgccaaaaagcgtataaattatccgctcatcacaacaccaaacttaaattgttgcttgtccccaagcaactaaaaacaaagtaggataaaaagaagagaatatacaatgaattccaaaaacatctatgaagatcagtgttaatcagatgagcggggctattagctttttacttctgaacagttttggcatctcactttatcctttgaagttcagaatgattggcatctataggaactcagaatttagatagtgttattgattctcctagttcagtatgttgattcttgaacacagctactttatgagtcttggccgtggccctaagcactctgttttccagtattaccaccggatacatacatgccacagacacataactgggtgaaccttttcagattgtgacttagctttgctaaagtccccaattagaggtgtccagggttcttaagcacactctgtttttttttttttgctttggacctcgactttaaccgctcagtctcaagttttcacttgacaccttcacgccacaagcacatagttagggacagcttggtttagccgctaaggctaggattttattcctctaGGCCCTCCtattcctttttattacccttgccttttggctttaaggactattggctttttgctcttgccttttggtttaaagagcttttggctttttctgcttgcttttttttttctgcaagttttgttcttcattgctttttcttgcttcaagaatcatttttatgatttttcagattatcaaataatatttatcctttttcatcattctttcaagagccaacaattttaacattcataaacaacaaattcaaaagaaatatgcactgttcaagtattcattcagaaaacaaaaagtattgccaccacataaaaataattaaactattttaaaattcgaaattcacgtacttctttttctttttcagaaaacagttttcatttaagaaaggtgatggattcataggacattcatatctttaagacatagacacttagatactagtgatcatatagtaaagacacaaacataattaaacatgaagcatagtaaacgaaaaacaggaaaataagaacaaggagattaaggaatggttCCACCGTAATGAGgttggcgtcttcctcttcttgaagaaccaatagtgctcttgagatcctctatgtctcttccttgcctttgttgctctttcctcatagctctttgatttgcagtcaattgctctaccactgaattatggaaaaacaaaagcaatgcttttaccacaccaaacttaaaaggtttgcttgtcctccagcaaaagaagaaagaaatggagAAGATGGtggagatggaagtgtgtgaatgggtaggtttgggagggaaatggtttgaatttgaatggtgaggtaggtggggatcctatggggtacacagatccagtggggtcaaggatttagcatccctgctctaattaggcgtacaaaattcccttactgtgcaatcctggcgtttaatgccagactgctacctgtttctggcattaaacacccaaatgtagcctgtttctggcgtttaacgccagactgatgcttgtttctggcattaaatgccagacagatgcttgtttctggcatttaaacgccagaatgatcttcctccacggtgtgctgtttttcattctgtttttgattttccatttgtttttgtgacttcacatgatcatcaacctaaagaaaacataaaatagccatggaaaataaatagatataattaaataacatcgggttgcctcccaacaagcacttctttaatgtcaatagcttgacagtgagctctcatggagcctcacagataatcagagcaaggttgggacctcccaacaccaaacttagagtttgaatgtgggggttcaacaccaaacttagagtttggttgtggccttccaacaccaaacttagagtttgactttgggggctttggttgactctgcagtgagagaagcttttcatgcttcctctccatggttatagaaggagaaccttgtgtcttatagtttgcaatgtctgcaaaccacagagcttcctaaatagcaaataattgctcatccagaaaagtttcagagatctcagcaggagggagggatgctcctgctactggttctatccaggacaggtgatcagctacttgattctctgttccttttctgtctcttatttctatatcaaactcttgcagaagcaacacccatcttatgagcctgggctttgaatactgctttgtgagtagatatttaagagcagcatggtcagtgtacacaatcacttttgatcctactaagtagcatctaaacttgtcaatggcataaaccactgcaagtaatt is a genomic window of Arachis ipaensis cultivar K30076 chromosome B06, Araip1.1, whole genome shotgun sequence containing:
- the LOC107646898 gene encoding uncharacterized protein LOC107646898 encodes the protein MFLEVFRKLEINIPFVKALEQMPLYGKFMKELLRNKRYWKEVETMEALCDLVASINLMPLSLMRKLQIDEVKPTPICLQLADYFIKYPFGVVENLLVKVGSFIFLSNFVILNIEEDKNASIILGRPFLATTGALIDVQKGEVTRRGQ
- the LOC107646899 gene encoding uncharacterized protein LOC107646899, giving the protein MVAACCATCMIGRREVSTSFDSELERTFLRLRREARRKKAIGAEEEEEDLDVTMEDDMENHHEGQMPTCIKWMKELLARKSNLKGGQTVVMNKECSALIQKALPIKKGDPRSFHIPCAIGDTMIDRGFYDLGASINVMPLSFMKRLKINKLKSTDVIIQLAYKTQKQAEGVVENVLVKVENYFLPNDFVVLEMEEGHPHPIILGRPFLATGRVLIDVEQGELILRIHDEKLTFHVFKPMYESEQESKELKEEYSESSLKENNNEPPAKPLELSLVDKQEAQEMKQPRILEVELKQQEPRESINKDHSNIRASKALLKEERKMGKKVPRR